A genome region from Jeongeupia sp. HS-3 includes the following:
- a CDS encoding enoyl-CoA hydratase/isomerase family protein: MLQLIAHPAGIRELRLARPPVNALDPALIRAIRQAIEAAPADGVAGLVLSGAPDMFSAGLDVPALLALDRDALMPVWADFFGIFAAISNSTIPVVAAITGHSPAGGAVMAIHCDYRIMAAGDFRIGLNEVQVGLVVPDCLQLALRRLVGARHAERLMVAGAMIPAQKALEIGMVDELAEVNQVVPRAIEWLQALLALPRQAMLATRAIARADLHAAYAGRLPLAEVQDRWWSDETRQTMQALVARLKNR; the protein is encoded by the coding sequence ATGCTGCAATTGATAGCCCATCCCGCCGGTATCCGTGAACTGCGTCTGGCGCGACCGCCGGTCAACGCGCTTGATCCGGCGCTGATCCGGGCGATCCGGCAGGCGATCGAGGCGGCGCCGGCCGATGGCGTTGCCGGGCTGGTGCTGTCGGGCGCGCCGGACATGTTCAGCGCCGGGCTCGATGTGCCGGCGCTGCTGGCGCTGGATCGCGATGCGCTGATGCCGGTGTGGGCCGATTTCTTCGGCATTTTCGCGGCGATTTCGAACTCGACGATTCCGGTGGTCGCGGCGATTACCGGCCACAGCCCGGCCGGCGGCGCGGTGATGGCGATCCATTGCGATTACCGCATCATGGCGGCCGGCGATTTTCGCATCGGCCTGAATGAAGTACAGGTCGGCCTCGTGGTGCCCGACTGTCTGCAACTGGCCTTGCGCCGTCTGGTCGGCGCGCGTCACGCCGAACGGCTGATGGTTGCCGGCGCGATGATTCCGGCGCAGAAGGCGCTGGAGATCGGCATGGTCGACGAGCTGGCCGAGGTCAATCAGGTCGTGCCGCGCGCGATCGAATGGCTGCAAGCGCTGCTGGCCTTGCCACGGCAGGCGATGCTGGCGACGCGGGCGATTGCCCGCGCCGACCTGCACGCCGCCTACGCCGGCCGGCTGCCGCTGGCCGAGGTGCAGGACAGATGGTGGTCCGACGAAACCCGCCAGACGATGCAGGCACTGGTGGCGCGGCTGAAGAACCGGTAG
- a CDS encoding RNA-binding S4 domain-containing protein, with amino-acid sequence MQTLEVEISDEYIALNDLLKICGVVDSGAAGKALVATGVVMVDGVQELRKTNKIRPGMQVQVEDAVLIRVVAGAPEEE; translated from the coding sequence ATGCAAACCCTTGAAGTCGAAATTTCCGACGAATACATCGCCCTGAACGATCTGCTGAAAATCTGTGGCGTGGTCGACAGCGGCGCTGCCGGCAAGGCGCTGGTCGCCACCGGTGTGGTGATGGTCGACGGCGTGCAGGAGCTGCGCAAGACCAACAAGATCCGCCCCGGCATGCAGGTGCAGGTCGAGGATGCGGTGCTGATTCGCGTGGTCGCCGGCGCGCCGGAAGAAGAATAA
- a CDS encoding DUF808 domain-containing protein: protein MAGTSLLALIDDIASILDDVAVMTKVAAKKTAGVLGDDLALNAEQVSGVRAERELPVVWAVAKGSVRNKLILVPAALAISAFIPWAVIPLLMLGGAYLCFEGVEKLAHKLLHSRDGAEHAKHLEALSNPDIDLVALEKDKIKGAIRTDFVLSAEIIVIALGTVAGASFGTQLAVLAGIATIMTVGVYGFVAAIVKLDDLGLYLDRTSQHAPLRAFGRGLLRFAPWLMKALTVIGTAAMFLVGGGILTHGLAPVHHAIEAAAAASGAFGFIVPTLLNGLFGIVAGAVVLGAVALFGKVVAVVNGKQAH, encoded by the coding sequence ATGGCCGGAACCAGCCTCTTGGCTTTGATTGACGATATCGCCTCGATCCTCGACGACGTCGCCGTAATGACCAAGGTCGCCGCCAAAAAAACCGCCGGCGTGCTCGGCGACGATCTGGCGCTGAATGCCGAGCAGGTCTCGGGTGTGCGCGCCGAACGCGAACTGCCGGTGGTCTGGGCCGTGGCGAAGGGGTCGGTGCGCAACAAGCTGATTCTGGTGCCGGCGGCGCTGGCGATCAGCGCGTTTATTCCTTGGGCTGTGATTCCGCTGCTGATGCTCGGCGGCGCTTACTTGTGCTTTGAGGGCGTCGAAAAACTGGCGCACAAGCTGTTGCACAGCCGGGACGGTGCCGAACATGCCAAGCATCTCGAAGCGCTGAGCAATCCGGACATCGATCTGGTGGCACTGGAGAAAGACAAGATCAAGGGCGCCATTCGCACCGATTTCGTGCTCTCGGCCGAAATCATCGTCATCGCACTGGGCACCGTTGCCGGAGCAAGCTTTGGCACCCAGCTTGCCGTGCTGGCCGGCATCGCCACGATCATGACCGTCGGCGTCTACGGTTTCGTCGCCGCCATCGTCAAACTCGACGATCTGGGCCTGTATCTGGATCGCACCAGCCAGCACGCCCCGCTGCGCGCGTTCGGCCGTGGCCTGCTGCGCTTCGCGCCGTGGCTGATGAAGGCACTGACCGTGATCGGCACCGCGGCAATGTTCCTGGTCGGCGGCGGCATCCTCACCCACGGCCTCGCGCCGGTGCATCACGCGATCGAAGCCGCCGCCGCCGCCAGCGGCGCCTTCGGCTTTATCGTCCCGACGCTGCTCAACGGCCTGTTCGGCATCGTCGCCGGCGCGGTCGTGCTCGGCGCGGTAGCGTTGTTCGGCAAGGTAGTCGCGGTGGTGAATGGCAAGCAGGCGCACTGA
- a CDS encoding IS481 family transposase, which produces MIVQLHQRARTTSAIRAEIQTAPTSIPNTELACRYGVTVDTIRKWRQRQDVQDRSHTAHRLQTTLTPAQEAVAVQLRQTLKLGLDDLLVVIREFLHPTVSRSGLDRCLRRHGVGSLHALEPTQRARNSKPFKDYDPGFVHVDVKYLPQMPDETTRRYLFVAIDRATRWVFVQIKPNKTAASAKAFLAALAKAIPFKLQILLTDNGSEFTDRLFNKTKTASGEHEFDRLCTALNIEHRLTKPRHPQTNGMVERFNGRISEVLATHRFQSGEDLAQTLQRYVWLYNQHLPQLALQHRTPLQAMKDWQQRRPDLFVKRVVNRPGLDR; this is translated from the coding sequence ATGATCGTCCAACTGCACCAGCGCGCCCGCACCACCTCGGCCATTCGTGCCGAAATCCAGACGGCGCCGACCAGCATACCCAACACCGAACTGGCATGTCGCTACGGCGTCACCGTGGATACCATTCGCAAATGGCGCCAACGCCAGGACGTACAGGATCGTTCGCATACGGCGCATCGACTGCAAACCACGCTGACACCCGCGCAAGAAGCGGTCGCAGTACAACTGCGCCAAACCCTTAAGCTGGGGCTGGATGATTTGCTGGTGGTGATCCGCGAGTTCCTGCATCCGACGGTCTCCCGCTCCGGACTGGATCGCTGCCTGCGCCGCCACGGCGTCGGCAGCCTGCATGCGCTCGAACCGACACAGCGGGCGCGCAACAGCAAACCCTTCAAGGATTACGACCCTGGCTTTGTCCATGTCGACGTCAAATACCTGCCGCAAATGCCGGACGAAACCACCCGCCGCTATCTATTCGTCGCCATCGACCGCGCCACCCGCTGGGTGTTCGTGCAGATCAAGCCCAACAAGACCGCTGCAAGCGCGAAGGCATTCCTGGCCGCCTTGGCCAAAGCCATCCCGTTTAAATTGCAGATCCTGTTGACCGACAACGGCAGTGAGTTCACCGATCGCTTGTTCAATAAAACCAAGACCGCCAGCGGCGAGCATGAGTTTGATCGGCTGTGCACAGCGCTGAACATTGAGCACCGGCTGACCAAACCGCGCCATCCGCAAACCAACGGCATGGTTGAGCGTTTCAACGGTCGAATCAGCGAGGTGCTGGCGACGCATCGCTTCCAGTCTGGTGAGGACTTGGCGCAGACGTTGCAGCGCTATGTGTGGCTGTACAACCAACACTTACCGCAACTGGCCTTGCAACACCGAACGCCGCTGCAGGCGATGAAAGATTGGCAGCAGCGACGGCCGGATTTATTTGTTAAGCGCGTGGTGAATCGTCCGGGACTGGACAGATAG
- a CDS encoding amino acid permease, whose product MDDTTQHDGLKRGLKNRHIQLIALGGAIGTGLFLGSASVLKAAGPSMILGYAIGGIIAFMIMRQLGEMVAQEPVAGSFSHFAYKYWGDFPGFLSGWNYWVLYVLVSMAELTAVGVYVNYWWPAVPPWLSALMFFAVINAINLANVKFYGEAEFWFAIIKVVAVIGMIVFGGYLLISGTGGPQASITNLWNDGGFFPHGFSGLFMMLAVIMFSFGGLELIGITAAEADDPQKSIPKAVNQVIYRILIFYIGALTVLLSLFPWSQVAQGGSPFVMIFSQIGEGWVANVLNFVVLTAALSVYNSGVYANSRMLYGLAQQGNAPKVLAHVDGRGVPVPAIALSGLATFSCVIINYLIPAEALGVLMALVVAALVLNWALISLTHFKFRKAMVAQGEKLVFKSFWYPLSNWICLAFMAMIIVILAMTPGMSVSVWLVPVWLLLMWAGYVWKQRKAAQAKH is encoded by the coding sequence TTGGATGACACAACCCAACACGATGGTCTAAAGCGCGGGCTGAAGAACCGTCACATCCAGCTGATCGCGCTTGGTGGCGCCATTGGCACCGGGCTTTTCCTCGGTTCGGCCAGCGTACTCAAGGCCGCCGGGCCGTCGATGATTCTCGGCTATGCCATCGGCGGCATTATCGCCTTCATGATCATGCGCCAGCTTGGCGAGATGGTCGCACAAGAACCGGTCGCCGGTTCGTTCAGCCACTTCGCCTACAAATACTGGGGCGATTTCCCGGGCTTTCTGTCGGGCTGGAACTACTGGGTGCTGTACGTGCTGGTGAGCATGGCCGAGCTGACCGCGGTTGGCGTGTACGTCAATTACTGGTGGCCGGCGGTGCCGCCGTGGCTGTCGGCGCTGATGTTCTTCGCCGTGATCAACGCGATCAACCTTGCCAATGTGAAGTTCTATGGCGAGGCCGAGTTCTGGTTCGCGATCATCAAGGTGGTGGCGGTGATCGGCATGATCGTGTTCGGCGGCTATCTGCTGATTTCGGGCACCGGCGGCCCGCAAGCGTCGATCACCAATCTGTGGAACGACGGCGGCTTCTTCCCGCACGGCTTCTCCGGGCTGTTCATGATGCTGGCGGTGATCATGTTCTCGTTCGGCGGGCTGGAGCTGATCGGCATTACCGCGGCCGAGGCCGACGATCCGCAAAAGAGCATCCCCAAGGCGGTGAATCAGGTGATCTACCGGATACTGATTTTCTACATCGGCGCGCTGACGGTGCTGCTGTCGCTGTTTCCGTGGAGCCAGGTCGCCCAGGGCGGCAGTCCCTTCGTGATGATCTTTTCGCAGATCGGCGAGGGCTGGGTCGCCAATGTGCTCAACTTCGTCGTACTGACCGCGGCGCTGTCGGTCTACAACAGCGGCGTCTACGCCAACAGCCGCATGCTTTATGGTCTGGCGCAGCAGGGCAACGCGCCCAAGGTGCTCGCCCACGTCGACGGCCGTGGCGTGCCGGTGCCGGCGATTGCGCTGTCGGGGCTGGCGACGTTCTCCTGTGTGATCATCAACTACCTGATCCCGGCCGAGGCGCTCGGCGTGTTGATGGCGCTGGTCGTGGCCGCGCTGGTGCTCAACTGGGCGCTGATCAGCCTGACCCACTTCAAGTTCCGCAAGGCCATGGTCGCGCAGGGCGAGAAGCTGGTGTTCAAGTCGTTCTGGTATCCGCTCAGCAACTGGATCTGCCTCGCTTTCATGGCGATGATCATCGTGATTCTGGCGATGACGCCGGGGATGTCGGTGTCGGTGTGGCTGGTGCCGGTGTGGCTGCTGCTGATGTGGGCTGGCTACGTGTGGAAGCAACGCAAGGCGGCGCAGGCCAAGCACTGA
- a CDS encoding sulfatase-like hydrolase/transferase, protein MSQRRTPETPDSATTAGVDAERRSFLLSAAITAGASILPSLTAGAAQSLSVMQAGMGPPLQLPEGYNILLVTVDQERYFEGGYPFPVPGRERLMREGVTFAHHENNTNVCTSSRSVMYTGWHMPQTRMFDNIGLPWTKGLNLDPGLGTLGTLLTGAGYYSAYKGKWHLSDEIDHVNNPEDLGLQPTVELHKIMEGYGFKDYHGIGDVIGLSQGGFMYDSVTTGQTVNWLRGTGQELRDAGKPWFLALNLVNPHDVMFIDTDEPGQSQQWKGSINDGGVGLMPAQPPQHKLYRARWDKVPLPASRHQPFNEAGRPAAHWEYQKARAAMVGQFPDEDRRWRKLQDYYFNCIRDCDSHLVRVLDELDNLGLTEKTIIVFTADHGELGGYHQMHGKGASVYRQQMHVPLIIKHPAYPGGKTCKAMTCHLDLAPTLLGLTGLPAARREALLGKRKGRDASGLLAAPERAPVHAVRAASLYCYSMLVYTDANYLAQVQKIRTRKDMTPEAKAAATGELQIDLSKRSGIRAINDGRYKFARYFSLRQHNTPTSMDELLKLHDLELFDLQNDPGEMHNLAIDLKRNGELVMAMNAKLNALIAEELGVDDGHYLPLSGMTGWAAHSKAIE, encoded by the coding sequence ATGAGCCAGCGTCGGACACCTGAAACCCCGGACTCAGCAACGACAGCAGGCGTCGACGCCGAGCGCCGATCGTTCCTGTTAAGCGCAGCCATCACCGCAGGCGCGAGCATCCTTCCCTCCTTGACCGCCGGGGCGGCGCAAAGTCTGTCGGTAATGCAGGCTGGCATGGGCCCGCCGCTGCAGTTACCCGAGGGATACAACATCCTGCTGGTCACCGTGGATCAGGAGCGCTATTTCGAAGGCGGCTATCCTTTCCCGGTGCCGGGACGGGAAAGGCTGATGCGCGAAGGCGTGACCTTTGCGCATCACGAGAACAATACCAACGTCTGCACCTCATCGCGCTCGGTGATGTACACCGGCTGGCATATGCCACAGACCCGGATGTTCGACAATATTGGCCTGCCCTGGACCAAGGGGCTCAATCTTGATCCGGGGCTCGGCACGCTTGGCACGCTGCTGACCGGGGCCGGGTATTACTCGGCTTACAAGGGCAAGTGGCATCTGAGTGACGAGATCGATCACGTCAACAATCCCGAAGACCTGGGGTTGCAGCCCACGGTCGAGCTGCACAAGATCATGGAGGGCTATGGCTTCAAGGATTACCACGGCATCGGTGACGTGATCGGCCTGTCTCAGGGTGGCTTCATGTACGACTCGGTGACCACGGGGCAGACGGTCAACTGGCTGCGCGGTACCGGACAGGAATTGCGGGACGCCGGCAAGCCGTGGTTCCTGGCGTTGAATCTCGTCAACCCGCACGATGTGATGTTCATCGACACCGACGAACCGGGCCAGAGTCAGCAATGGAAAGGCTCTATCAACGACGGCGGCGTGGGCTTGATGCCGGCCCAGCCGCCTCAACACAAGCTCTACCGTGCCCGCTGGGATAAGGTGCCCTTGCCTGCCAGCCGCCACCAGCCGTTCAATGAAGCGGGCCGGCCTGCTGCGCATTGGGAATACCAGAAGGCGCGCGCCGCGATGGTTGGGCAGTTCCCGGACGAGGATCGCCGCTGGCGCAAATTGCAGGATTATTACTTCAATTGCATCCGCGATTGTGACAGTCACTTGGTTCGCGTGCTGGACGAGCTGGACAATCTTGGCCTGACCGAGAAGACCATCATCGTGTTCACCGCCGACCACGGCGAGCTGGGCGGCTATCACCAGATGCACGGCAAGGGCGCTTCGGTTTACCGGCAGCAGATGCATGTGCCGCTCATCATCAAGCATCCGGCCTATCCTGGCGGCAAGACCTGCAAGGCGATGACCTGCCACCTCGATCTGGCGCCGACACTGCTCGGCCTGACCGGCCTGCCCGCCGCGCGCCGCGAGGCATTGCTCGGCAAGCGTAAAGGCAGGGATGCCTCGGGCCTGTTGGCCGCACCGGAGCGCGCGCCCGTCCACGCGGTGCGGGCGGCGAGCCTGTACTGTTACAGCATGCTGGTCTACACCGATGCCAACTATCTGGCGCAGGTGCAGAAGATCCGTACCCGCAAGGATATGACACCGGAGGCCAAGGCCGCCGCGACTGGTGAGCTGCAGATCGACCTGAGCAAGCGTTCGGGCATTCGCGCCATCAACGATGGCCGTTACAAGTTCGCCCGGTATTTCTCGCTGCGGCAGCACAACACGCCGACATCGATGGATGAGCTGCTGAAGCTCCACGATCTCGAACTGTTCGACCTGCAAAACGATCCGGGCGAAATGCACAACCTGGCCATCGATCTCAAACGCAATGGCGAGCTGGTGATGGCCATGAATGCCAAGCTGAATGCGCTGATTGCCGAGGAGCTGGGCGTAGACGATGGCCACTATCTGCCATTGAGCGGCATGACCGGCTGGGCGGCGCATAGTAAAGCCATCGAGTGA
- a CDS encoding BON domain-containing protein, with the protein MKTAINLALAAALGLSLAACSTAPEKTAAPAAAAKPAELKDAALAAAVKTALDADASLKAFDIKVSAKGQDVKLDGSVATGQDMAQAGMIAEKVKGVRYVDNNLMPKN; encoded by the coding sequence ATGAAGACCGCTATCAACCTCGCTCTCGCCGCCGCCCTCGGCCTCTCGCTCGCCGCCTGCAGCACCGCACCGGAAAAGACCGCTGCCCCGGCTGCCGCCGCCAAGCCGGCCGAACTGAAGGACGCCGCGCTCGCCGCCGCAGTGAAGACCGCGCTCGATGCCGATGCCTCGCTCAAGGCCTTCGATATCAAGGTCAGCGCCAAGGGCCAGGACGTGAAGCTCGACGGCAGCGTTGCCACCGGCCAGGACATGGCGCAAGCCGGCATGATCGCCGAGAAGGTCAAGGGCGTTCGCTATGTGGACAACAACCTGATGCCGAAGAACTGA